In one window of Bacteroidota bacterium DNA:
- a CDS encoding carboxypeptidase-like regulatory domain-containing protein, producing MKKIFLIMLIVASAINASAINEKGDEAKTKNSKSVTLLQGTVLEDVEGEKTPIQFAMVSCKGTDLNTFTDKNGEFNMQIKEPGKYTLRFSYAGYKVVEKEVDVVKSTILNCDIIKEK from the coding sequence ATGAAAAAAATATTCTTAATCATGTTGATAGTTGCTAGTGCAATAAATGCTAGTGCAATTAACGAAAAGGGGGACGAAGCAAAAACAAAAAATTCTAAGTCTGTTACTTTATTGCAAGGAACAGTACTCGAAGATGTAGAAGGAGAAAAAACTCCAATTCAATTTGCAATGGTTTCGTGCAAAGGAACAGATCTGAATACATTTACCGACAAAAACGGAGAATTTAACATGCAGATTAAAGAACCCGGTAAATATACACTACGTTTTAGTTATGCAGGTTATAAAGTTGTAGAAAAAGAAGTTGATGTAGTAAAATCGACAATTTTAAATTGTGATATAATTAAAGAAAAGTAA